One genomic segment of Streptomyces sp. RerS4 includes these proteins:
- a CDS encoding TRAM domain-containing protein, translated as MTEQNEKQSLVGEEYEVEVGPVAHGGHCIARTSDGRVLFVRHTLPGEKVVARVTEGESDSRFLRADAVTVLEASKDRVEAPCPYAGPGKCGGCDWQHAKPGAQRRLKGEVVAEQLKRLAGLTPEEAGWDGTVMPAEGDKLPAGQVPQWRTRVQYAIDEDGNAGLRKHRSHDIQLIDHCMIAAPGVSELGVEKQDWPQMATVEAIAATGSQDRQVVLTPRPGGRLPLVELDKPVSVLRVEEKDGGVHRVHGRPFVRERADGRTYRVGMGGFWQVHPQAADTLIKAVMQGLMPRKGEMALDLYCGVGIFAGALAERLGETGAVLGIETTKRAVEDARHNLADFPRVRIEQGKVEAVLPKTGITECDLVVLDPPRAGAGKQTVRHIAGLSARRIAYVACDPAALARDLSYFAEAGYKPRTLRVFDLFPMTHHVECVAILEPMTKSS; from the coding sequence ATGACCGAGCAGAACGAGAAGCAGTCACTGGTCGGGGAGGAGTACGAGGTCGAGGTCGGCCCCGTCGCGCACGGAGGCCACTGCATCGCCCGTACGTCGGACGGCCGCGTCCTGTTCGTCCGCCACACCCTGCCCGGCGAGAAGGTCGTCGCACGCGTGACGGAGGGCGAGAGCGACTCCCGCTTCCTGCGCGCCGACGCCGTCACCGTGCTGGAGGCCTCCAAGGACCGCGTCGAGGCCCCCTGCCCCTACGCCGGCCCCGGCAAGTGCGGCGGCTGCGACTGGCAGCACGCCAAGCCGGGCGCGCAGCGCCGGCTCAAGGGCGAGGTCGTCGCCGAGCAGCTGAAGCGGCTCGCCGGGCTCACCCCGGAGGAGGCCGGCTGGGACGGCACCGTGATGCCGGCCGAGGGCGACAAGCTCCCGGCGGGGCAGGTCCCGCAGTGGCGCACGCGCGTTCAGTACGCGATCGACGAGGACGGCAACGCGGGCCTGCGCAAGCACCGCTCGCACGACATCCAGCTGATCGACCACTGCATGATCGCGGCGCCGGGCGTCAGCGAGCTGGGCGTCGAGAAGCAGGACTGGCCCCAGATGGCCACGGTCGAGGCGATCGCCGCGACCGGCTCCCAGGACCGCCAGGTCGTCCTGACCCCGCGTCCGGGCGGCCGCCTGCCCCTCGTGGAGCTGGACAAGCCGGTCTCGGTCCTGCGGGTCGAGGAGAAGGACGGCGGCGTCCACCGCGTCCACGGCCGCCCCTTCGTGCGCGAGCGCGCGGACGGCCGTACGTACCGCGTCGGCATGGGCGGCTTCTGGCAGGTCCACCCCCAGGCCGCCGACACCCTGATCAAGGCCGTGATGCAGGGCCTGATGCCGCGCAAGGGCGAGATGGCCCTCGACCTCTACTGCGGCGTCGGCATCTTCGCGGGCGCGTTGGCGGAACGCCTCGGCGAGACGGGCGCGGTCCTCGGCATCGAGACGACGAAGCGCGCGGTGGAGGACGCCCGGCACAACCTGGCGGACTTCCCCCGGGTCCGCATCGAACAGGGCAAGGTCGAGGCCGTCCTGCCGAAGACCGGCATCACGGAATGCGACCTGGTCGTCCTGGACCCGCCCCGCGCCGGCGCCGGCAAGCAGACGGTCCGCCACATCGCCGGCCTCTCGGCCCGCCGCATCGCCTACGTGGCCTGCGACCCGGCCGCCCTGGCCCGAGACCTGTCCTACTTCGCGGAAGCCGGCTACAAGCCCCGCACCCTGCGCGTCTTCGACCTCTTCCCGATGACCCACCACGTGGAGTGCGTGGCGATCCTGGAGCCGATGACGAAGAGCTCCTGA